The following nucleotide sequence is from Pleurodeles waltl isolate 20211129_DDA chromosome 8, aPleWal1.hap1.20221129, whole genome shotgun sequence.
ttgaacaaccaaccccttacaaatgccgagacacctcttatgagaatgctcacacctgctttacagattaatccgtttacaacgagcaataccattgtgtattgggaaacagctccaggagctttggccccatatcgagctacaccagaatctgcaggactagacttacatgctttacacatgcatcgattaaagactagagacatcactctgattgaaactggggtgggaattcagattcccactgagcattacggtctgatcgcccctcgatctgggcttgccctgagaggcatccaagttttaggaggcgtgatagatgcagactaccagggcgagttaaaagtcattctcttgaacagtggtgacgcagacctagtggtgcaacctggtgatcgcgttgcccaaattgtcatcatgccggtttaaggaggtgttgttaagaaggggatcgccccagctcttctcactgtaagaggcaaaggagggttcggatctactgacaagaacccaggggccaaagtgtggattgaatccccaaataaccctcctcaacccgctgatgtcatcgccactggaccagacaatgtcctggtagttatgcgacctggtcaagacaaatgggaacatgttcccgctgacaaatgctatctgcgagaatgataatacgtgttttgtcctttgttcttttcagatcatcctgtggagtgcctgtgccatgagtgtggtgtatggagcccgttcgggagactccaccggggagcgggaggggctcatagcccaaaaattcaaccgtcagccgcagatgcagacgctgctgcatcaaccgaacaatgtttggattcatctagcgcaggaagtgctgaatatatctcacttctgtatgagtaacatgcaaagcgttcaagatctgattaccacttgtctagtggcagtgcccactcctgctgctgtattattgcacatctttaacaatacaaaccaggatggaatggtggatgtgagtgacgttcgctcccatctgtcactctatgagtactgccgtcattgcccggaggtgggcaggcggttgtggaggaacatgacatctatactcacgtttaacatctcaaatggggatgtgtgctattcattgacctgtgatcctatgaaaataggtaaatgtgctcagctcaaattggagaaaagagacaaaaacttaactgctgcacaacggacgttgtgccactcacggaatgacctgacctgtttgaatgtaaataatttgatgttttgccagcatgtggtgcctgctgccagccacattcaaaatgttaagttgcctaaaggttggctcttttcttgtggtaacctttcttttacttatattccagccaatctaaccggagggccttgtgcctggtcacgcttaggctttctcatgtttcctatggatactgctctgcaccctcgctataccagatacactattcaattacctacggactgtgattctgaaatttcattgccttccaaaacagaatatgttagtttagctggttctatcgtaggggtgccaggacttgcagtatataataccagagttattaataaacttgcatgtttagttgtcaagaatattaactatacatcagctgccttagctgagctattattagatgtacagggaattagaagagctgctttgcagaatcgcgctgctattgattatttactgcttaaacacaaccatggctgcagtgattttgaagggttgtgttgcttcaatttatccgaccactccatatcaatcaactcccatatagaggccctgcataaattagtgaagggggtgcagcaggatgttgacaaggggtggtgggattgggcttttggatggctacctaatttaggccaactgcgttatatctttggtgtaatcattatcataacagttattttaatttcgttatgttgttgtattcagtgtgtgcctaaccttctatctcagtgtcgcccaagaacattgccatttcagcttataggatatacttagttgtaagttggccaaatggtccaagggtggaaatgtagtgctacatgcactacgtgcaagataaacaatggtgcagggtgtggaccattggcctctgcttccattggccttcgcttccattttggtttacgactccattttgtcgagtctggttcagtgcgtaaggcactgttctgtgtttttccacaagcttcggcaagctgaagggtggggtgtttttctgctcaacttcgctccatctgcctgatacaaagggcgctatttacattccacgagctatcagttagaacaacagggggatgcgcctgtacacaaggaggaatgcaagctgcctgtacacaaggaggaatgcaagcttcaacttggagccctctcctgggaacttggcccgttctgaggagacgtctcgaagggtgaacaaggtaccgccgattgcacaatttgtaaaggagggggtctttttctagaaaagactcctgggcgttagtaaatactataaaggttgggggcctggatggactggtttaggaactctcttctgggttggacgcaacgccagtaggactgattgtcccgaaaagaggctccctgtgccagctgatttgggttccccggctttgtgtacggcggagggatgcagacgctcttttcagTGGaggttttcaatttattaagtatattgtgtgtgcgtgcgtaatatgcacttattcttgcagtcattttcatgctattgggcattgaagtatattgtgtgtgcttgtattatatgcacttactcttgcagttattcacagagtgcttatatcttcatcattattctcatgttattctcctgatgtatatatatattagtgtggttt
It contains:
- the LOC138250213 gene encoding uncharacterized protein isoform X1: MSVVYGARSGDSTGEREGLIAQKFNRQPQMQTLLHQPNNVWIHLAQEVLNISHFCMSNMQSVQDLITTCLVAVPTPAAVLLHIFNNTNQDGMVDVSDVRSHLSLYEYCRHCPEVGRRLWRNMTSILTFNISNGDVCYSLTCDPMKIGKCAQLKLEKRDKNLTAAQRTLCHSRNDLTCLNVNNLMFCQHVVPAASHIQNVKLPKGWLFSCGNLSFTYIPANLTGGPCAWSRLGFLMFPMDTALHPRYTRYTIQLPTDCDSEISLPSKTEYVSLAGSIVGVPGLAVYNTRVINKLACLVVKNINYTSAALAELLLDVQGIRRAALQNRAAIDYLLLKHNHGCSDFEGLCCFNLSDHSISINSHIEALHKLVKGVQQDVDKGWWDWAFGWLPNLGQLRYIFGVIIIITVILISLCCCIQCVPNLLSQCRPRTLPFQLIGYT